One part of the Streptomyces nigra genome encodes these proteins:
- a CDS encoding DUF6339 family protein, giving the protein MISKPNHVPDRLALLAASAVDPFLTEELLKAEQVHGGIDLAKVVEELPEDDIRWSAEPIRSLVDDAMYAFRDDRTRADAWLAPRLHATLRLTRREAADRRLWNHIALAIAPDYVVWRHLSEATANRPVRRVSADRFRGPADRQCFSRLWWAAELFRNGPDYAPVEIACGNQDLIHTVLRMEVIDHRPTAQALVRLLKSGRVTTGREINGLSMAISTAGATLTYDVLGPDEPRDPVPLREWIAEASTAPPVARHGLPEGPDEDPVPEESVDALTDYFMELFETAPIRGRRSGD; this is encoded by the coding sequence GTGATCAGCAAGCCCAACCACGTTCCGGATCGCCTGGCGTTGCTCGCGGCCTCGGCCGTCGACCCGTTCCTGACCGAGGAGTTGCTCAAGGCCGAACAGGTCCATGGGGGCATCGACCTCGCCAAGGTCGTCGAGGAACTTCCCGAGGACGACATCAGATGGTCGGCCGAACCGATCCGGAGCCTCGTCGACGACGCCATGTACGCGTTCCGCGACGACCGCACCCGAGCCGACGCCTGGCTCGCGCCCCGGCTGCACGCCACGCTCCGGCTGACCCGGCGGGAGGCGGCGGACAGGCGCCTGTGGAACCACATCGCCCTGGCGATCGCCCCCGACTACGTGGTCTGGCGCCACTTGTCCGAGGCGACGGCGAACAGGCCGGTGCGACGGGTCTCCGCGGACCGCTTCCGGGGGCCGGCGGACCGGCAGTGCTTCTCGCGTCTGTGGTGGGCGGCGGAACTGTTCCGCAACGGACCGGACTACGCACCTGTCGAGATCGCGTGCGGCAACCAGGACCTCATCCACACGGTCCTGCGCATGGAAGTGATCGACCACCGCCCCACGGCCCAGGCGCTGGTACGCCTGCTGAAGAGCGGCCGGGTCACCACCGGACGGGAGATCAACGGTCTGAGCATGGCGATCAGCACGGCGGGCGCGACCCTGACCTACGACGTCCTCGGGCCGGACGAGCCCAGGGACCCCGTTCCGCTGCGGGAGTGGATCGCCGAGGCGAGCACTGCGCCCCCGGTCGCCCGACACGGGCTGCCGGAGGGACCGGACGAGGACCCCGTCCCGGAGGAGTCCGTAGACGCGCTCACGGACTACTTCATGGAACTGTTCGAGACCGCGCCGATCAGGGGCCGACGAAGCGGCGACTGA
- a CDS encoding DNA cytosine methyltransferase: MTAPTFVDVCSGGGGLALGLERAGFRSVLLLDEDADACRTLRHNRPHWNVLQTDLLDFDPAEHPVSHDVDLLAAGLPRVRSSATVGRADSHTEERLLKAAVYLVHAIRPRAVLIENVPGLAHADEYRPIRDFAHAELAHLGYEFNWFVTNAVDFGVPQSRKQGVLVAVDRDRAGAFLPPTPTVSEPATVGAALKASMAARGWPDADRWAAQADRPAPTLVGGSKNRGGADLGPTGAKRTWATLGVNAGSLGDETPGPDFVWNPALGRDHMVRITVEQAALLQGFPDSWAVTGRKTARYRQIGHATPPPVGEALGRAFVEALDGDSATVHAG; this comes from the coding sequence ATGACCGCTCCGACCTTCGTCGACGTGTGCTCGGGGGGCGGTGGGCTCGCGCTGGGATTGGAGCGCGCGGGGTTCCGGTCGGTCCTGCTGCTGGACGAGGACGCCGACGCATGCCGGACCCTCCGCCACAACAGACCGCACTGGAACGTGCTGCAGACCGATCTGTTGGACTTCGACCCGGCCGAGCATCCCGTCAGCCATGACGTGGATCTCCTGGCCGCGGGCCTGCCCCGGGTCAGATCGAGTGCGACCGTCGGTCGGGCGGACTCGCACACGGAGGAGCGCCTGCTGAAGGCCGCCGTCTACCTGGTGCACGCCATACGGCCTCGGGCCGTGCTCATCGAGAACGTCCCCGGACTCGCCCACGCCGACGAGTACCGGCCGATCCGCGACTTCGCCCACGCGGAACTGGCCCACCTGGGATACGAGTTCAACTGGTTCGTCACCAACGCCGTCGACTTCGGCGTGCCCCAGAGCCGCAAACAGGGCGTCCTGGTGGCGGTCGACCGCGATCGGGCCGGTGCGTTCCTCCCGCCGACGCCGACCGTGTCGGAGCCGGCGACGGTGGGTGCCGCCCTGAAGGCGTCCATGGCCGCGCGCGGTTGGCCGGACGCCGACCGCTGGGCCGCGCAGGCCGACCGACCGGCGCCGACCCTCGTCGGGGGCTCGAAGAACCGGGGCGGAGCCGACCTGGGGCCCACCGGGGCCAAGCGCACCTGGGCGACCCTGGGCGTCAACGCCGGCAGCCTGGGGGACGAGACTCCCGGCCCGGACTTCGTCTGGAACCCTGCGCTCGGCCGGGACCACATGGTGAGGATCACAGTCGAGCAGGCGGCGCTGCTCCAGGGCTTCCCCGACTCCTGGGCCGTGACCGGGCGCAAGACCGCCCGCTACCGGCAGATCGGGCATGCGACGCCCCCTCCGGTCGGCGAGGCACTGGGCCGTGCCTTCGTCGAAGCGCTGGACGGGGATTCCGCGACCGTCCACGCCGGCTAG
- a CDS encoding very short patch repair endonuclease: MSRQSSKDTAAELAVRRLLHAAGLRYRVEYPVPGMARRRIDIAFTSVKVAVLIDGCFWHGCPVHATQPKSNAEWWRQKLDRNMARDAETTAHLTAAGWEVLRFWEHESPEDVVVAVAATVERRRAEPIRGRHR; the protein is encoded by the coding sequence ATGAGCAGACAGAGCAGCAAGGACACGGCCGCCGAGTTGGCGGTACGGCGCCTCCTGCACGCGGCGGGACTGCGCTATCGCGTGGAGTACCCGGTGCCGGGGATGGCGCGTCGACGTATCGACATCGCGTTCACCTCGGTCAAGGTCGCCGTCCTGATCGACGGCTGCTTCTGGCACGGCTGCCCGGTGCACGCGACACAGCCCAAGTCGAACGCCGAGTGGTGGCGGCAGAAGCTCGACCGCAACATGGCGCGTGACGCGGAGACCACCGCGCATCTCACGGCAGCCGGCTGGGAGGTGCTCCGGTTCTGGGAGCACGAGTCCCCGGAGGACGTGGTGGTGGCTGTGGCGGCGACCGTGGAGCGTCGCCGTGCCGAACCGATCCGGGGGAGACATCGATGA
- a CDS encoding sacsin N-terminal ATP-binding-like domain-containing protein: MSSSSSEVVRTVLEQSSRVLQTYAVDAGLVAEHANGERRITQGGYGDRQLFELVQNAADEIAAEPGGRIQVVLTENHLYCANEGDPMTPEGAETILRMSMSRKRGGQIGRFGVGVKSVLVVTDTPQFFSRTGSFGFDRSWSYEQIKAVPGVTQRYGDEFAAPVLRMARPLDDSAERAADPVLDELLTWATTVVRLPLLRKADDRLGKDMHGGRGKDHGEPRQEFPVGFQLFSPHVAKVVLEDRRPRPVVRRTLTTHQEGDLHTVVEERTGKVTATDRWRVFTTTHRPGVEAGADAGELHDRLALDLAWGVPALRKDPESGLYVNARTRGRGTFWSFFPTKYEMSLSGILNGAWKTNEDRQNLLDSSPFNQEMLRVSAKLVVDSLPALAPAEDPAAYLPLLPGRVKEAISWADEFLTRAIWALTAKSPSLPDQDGVLRAPTQLRIHPRLDKDLKQLSKWLRMWHECPGHPTDWLHPSVEANALRSGKVEHILEAAEHKRADVQEWLEALVAGGTAQASAVAVRILADMVESRSPYAEEARKARIVLTEEHGLVAPTHGKVFRRADQGGLRESLVYVVDELSQDPALAHALNVLGIREADVEGRFVSVLDQGFDHYRPSDWERFWELFRQAGVRRLAHRVLERVPTPRRTLCVRTADARFRPIEDCMLPGDVVDARRDPSVAVDMTFHSDDTPFFSQVGLRGRPTTGVQPGEGEAWFEEYRQAIHAAHLRSLDSRAPRPTLNRMKVEGAAMGGPLHLFPRLSQESRAAFLDALPDDAVIDRWTRQFGAQTGTRQAIPSPIRWMLRKYGTVATSRGIMPLKDAVGPQLAAYRDVLPVADISPEKARKLGLPTTIDDVPSDRWEALLDAVSRSEDDTFVGATYVMLTRFGAEFPENSLTRCRIGDLWGTRPDGEITVAADDAQYRALRAEQLPALLVPTAEDAELMIDKWGMLRYSDVISRETREVPEGEPVPLIELYPALRQRLSSGNRNTLVQRCAELEEITRTPNGTRAVPLEAVAQQGLVKVRVPVDAEPMLVLIDREMGLGLGPAGCRAVLEHQERMARDSAMQAALKAVRDAEDVVTKIELLVGAEALRAGLPEGLTEAELRATGGVEPSGRRIAQMAFNAHGDGVLQQHARDVQARFPNAPVGYTGSSAAVAFVSDLRLPIAFAGSRTPAPPSFETVDGPRDFPRLHAYQEDLVRSISTMLDRLAPQRGMLSLPTGAGKTRVTAEAVIRWVKRVGDLEGPLLWIAQTEELCEQAVQSWKFVWSKVGAERPLTISRLWSGNEVGNVVDHPHLVVATDAKLERCLGTDQYSWLRDSALVIVDEAHTAISKRYTEILSRLGLTQYETSRHLLGLTATPFRNKNEEETRRLVNRFGNRRLDEGVFPSGDPYRDLQEWGMLAQVEHRTLRGGEIALTRDERTHADRMAMLSRSAEQRLADDHERSLRIVDEVADLPEDWPTLLFATSVDHAKYLAAMLNDRGVRSAAVDSTTSAQDRRTRIENFRNGRIRVLTNYGVLTQGFDAPATRAVVVARPVFSANVYQQMIGRGLRGPRNGGKDSCLILNVSDNIENFDTQLAFTEFEHLWSRP, encoded by the coding sequence GTGTCGTCGTCATCCTCAGAGGTAGTCCGTACCGTTCTCGAACAATCCTCCCGCGTCCTGCAGACGTATGCCGTCGACGCCGGCCTCGTGGCCGAACACGCGAACGGGGAGCGCCGTATCACTCAGGGCGGATACGGCGACCGCCAACTCTTCGAACTTGTCCAGAACGCTGCCGACGAGATCGCCGCCGAGCCGGGCGGACGCATTCAAGTCGTCCTCACCGAAAATCATCTGTACTGCGCCAATGAGGGCGATCCGATGACCCCTGAAGGCGCGGAGACAATTCTCCGGATGAGTATGTCGCGCAAGCGGGGTGGCCAGATCGGGCGTTTCGGAGTGGGCGTGAAATCGGTGCTCGTGGTGACGGACACCCCGCAATTCTTCAGTCGCACCGGGAGCTTCGGGTTCGACCGCTCATGGTCGTACGAGCAGATCAAGGCCGTCCCCGGAGTGACCCAGCGCTACGGCGATGAGTTCGCCGCCCCCGTCCTGCGCATGGCCCGCCCGCTCGACGACTCGGCCGAGCGGGCCGCCGACCCCGTCCTCGACGAACTGCTGACCTGGGCCACCACCGTCGTGCGACTCCCCCTTCTCCGCAAGGCCGACGACCGGCTGGGCAAGGACATGCACGGCGGTCGCGGCAAGGATCACGGCGAGCCGCGCCAGGAGTTCCCGGTCGGTTTCCAACTCTTCTCCCCGCACGTCGCGAAGGTCGTGCTCGAGGACCGCAGGCCGCGCCCCGTCGTGCGACGCACCCTCACCACGCACCAGGAGGGCGACCTGCACACCGTGGTGGAGGAGCGGACCGGCAAGGTCACGGCCACGGACAGGTGGCGGGTGTTCACCACCACCCATCGACCCGGCGTCGAGGCCGGTGCGGACGCGGGTGAGCTGCACGACCGGCTCGCCCTCGACCTCGCGTGGGGAGTCCCCGCCCTGCGGAAGGACCCGGAGAGCGGTCTGTACGTCAACGCCCGGACGCGGGGCCGCGGCACGTTCTGGTCCTTCTTCCCGACGAAGTACGAGATGTCGTTGAGCGGCATCCTCAACGGGGCGTGGAAGACGAACGAGGACCGGCAGAACCTCCTCGACTCCTCCCCCTTCAACCAGGAGATGCTCCGCGTATCGGCGAAGCTCGTCGTCGACTCGCTCCCCGCGTTGGCGCCGGCCGAGGACCCCGCCGCCTATCTCCCCCTGCTGCCGGGCCGTGTCAAGGAGGCGATCAGTTGGGCCGACGAGTTCCTGACGCGTGCCATCTGGGCCCTGACCGCCAAGTCCCCGTCGCTGCCCGACCAGGACGGCGTCCTGCGCGCCCCGACTCAGCTGCGGATCCATCCCCGGCTGGACAAGGATCTGAAGCAGTTGTCGAAGTGGCTGCGGATGTGGCACGAGTGCCCCGGCCACCCCACCGACTGGCTGCACCCGAGCGTGGAGGCGAACGCGCTGCGCTCCGGCAAGGTCGAGCACATCCTCGAGGCGGCCGAGCACAAGAGGGCCGATGTCCAAGAGTGGTTGGAGGCCCTGGTCGCCGGCGGTACGGCACAGGCGTCGGCGGTGGCCGTCAGGATCCTCGCGGACATGGTCGAAAGCCGTTCGCCGTACGCCGAGGAGGCCCGTAAGGCGCGGATCGTGCTCACGGAGGAGCACGGCCTGGTCGCTCCGACGCACGGCAAGGTGTTCCGCCGGGCCGACCAGGGCGGGTTGCGGGAGTCCCTGGTGTATGTCGTCGACGAACTGTCCCAGGACCCGGCCCTGGCGCATGCCCTGAACGTCCTGGGCATCCGGGAGGCCGACGTCGAGGGCCGGTTCGTCAGCGTCCTCGACCAGGGATTCGACCACTACCGCCCGTCGGACTGGGAGCGCTTCTGGGAGCTCTTCCGTCAGGCCGGCGTCCGACGACTGGCGCACAGGGTCCTGGAGCGCGTGCCCACGCCCCGCAGGACCCTCTGCGTGCGGACCGCCGACGCGCGGTTCCGACCGATCGAGGACTGCATGCTGCCGGGCGACGTGGTCGACGCGCGGCGGGACCCCTCCGTCGCGGTCGACATGACCTTCCACTCCGACGACACGCCCTTCTTCTCCCAGGTCGGCCTGCGCGGGAGGCCGACCACCGGAGTGCAACCCGGTGAGGGCGAGGCCTGGTTCGAGGAGTACCGGCAGGCGATCCACGCCGCCCACCTGCGCAGCCTCGACAGCCGCGCGCCCCGTCCCACCCTGAACCGGATGAAGGTCGAGGGTGCCGCCATGGGCGGCCCGCTCCACCTCTTCCCCCGGCTGTCCCAGGAGTCCCGGGCCGCCTTCCTCGATGCGCTCCCGGACGACGCGGTGATCGACCGGTGGACCCGCCAGTTCGGCGCCCAGACCGGCACCCGGCAGGCGATCCCCTCGCCGATCCGCTGGATGCTCCGCAAGTACGGCACGGTCGCCACCTCGCGGGGAATCATGCCCCTGAAGGACGCCGTGGGGCCTCAGCTCGCCGCCTATCGCGACGTGCTGCCGGTCGCCGACATCTCGCCGGAGAAGGCACGCAAGCTGGGTCTGCCGACCACCATCGACGACGTACCGTCCGACCGCTGGGAGGCGCTGCTGGACGCCGTGTCCCGCAGCGAGGACGACACCTTCGTCGGCGCCACGTATGTGATGCTGACCCGCTTCGGCGCGGAGTTCCCCGAGAACTCGCTCACCCGGTGCCGGATCGGCGACCTGTGGGGCACCCGTCCCGACGGCGAGATCACGGTGGCCGCCGACGACGCCCAGTACCGGGCGCTGCGCGCCGAACAGCTCCCCGCGCTGCTCGTGCCGACGGCCGAGGACGCCGAGCTGATGATCGACAAGTGGGGCATGCTCCGTTACTCCGACGTGATCAGCCGGGAGACCCGCGAAGTGCCCGAAGGGGAGCCGGTGCCGCTCATCGAGCTGTACCCGGCCCTGCGCCAGCGCCTCAGCAGTGGGAACCGCAACACCCTGGTGCAACGCTGCGCGGAGCTGGAGGAGATCACCCGCACCCCGAACGGCACCCGCGCCGTCCCGCTCGAGGCGGTCGCCCAGCAGGGCCTCGTCAAGGTTCGCGTCCCGGTGGACGCCGAGCCGATGCTGGTCCTCATCGACCGCGAGATGGGACTCGGTCTCGGCCCTGCCGGCTGCCGGGCGGTACTGGAGCATCAGGAGCGCATGGCACGGGACAGCGCCATGCAGGCCGCGTTGAAGGCCGTACGGGATGCCGAGGACGTCGTCACCAAGATCGAGCTCCTGGTCGGGGCGGAGGCGTTGCGTGCCGGTCTTCCGGAGGGGCTGACGGAGGCCGAACTGCGGGCCACCGGCGGTGTGGAGCCGTCCGGACGTCGTATCGCGCAGATGGCGTTCAACGCGCACGGCGACGGTGTGCTCCAGCAGCACGCACGGGACGTCCAGGCCCGCTTCCCCAACGCGCCGGTCGGCTACACGGGTTCCTCCGCCGCCGTCGCCTTCGTCTCCGACCTGAGGCTGCCCATCGCGTTCGCCGGGTCGAGGACGCCGGCACCCCCGTCCTTCGAGACCGTCGACGGACCGCGCGACTTCCCGAGGCTCCACGCCTATCAGGAGGACCTGGTCCGGAGCATCTCGACCATGCTCGACCGGCTGGCTCCGCAGCGGGGCATGCTGTCGCTCCCCACCGGCGCCGGCAAGACGCGGGTCACCGCCGAGGCCGTGATCCGCTGGGTGAAGCGGGTGGGTGACCTGGAGGGTCCGCTGCTGTGGATCGCGCAGACCGAGGAGCTGTGCGAGCAGGCCGTCCAGAGCTGGAAGTTCGTCTGGAGCAAGGTGGGTGCCGAGCGCCCGCTGACCATAAGTCGGCTGTGGAGCGGCAACGAGGTCGGGAACGTCGTCGACCACCCGCACCTGGTGGTGGCCACGGACGCCAAGCTGGAGCGGTGCCTGGGCACCGACCAGTACTCCTGGCTCCGGGACTCCGCCCTGGTGATCGTGGACGAGGCGCACACCGCCATCTCCAAGCGCTACACCGAGATCCTGAGCCGTCTGGGGCTCACCCAGTACGAGACCTCCCGGCATCTGCTGGGGCTGACGGCGACCCCCTTCCGCAACAAGAACGAGGAGGAGACCCGCCGTCTGGTCAACCGCTTCGGCAACCGCCGCCTCGACGAGGGCGTCTTCCCGTCCGGCGATCCGTACCGGGACCTGCAGGAGTGGGGGATGCTCGCCCAGGTCGAGCATCGGACACTCCGCGGCGGTGAGATCGCCCTGACCCGGGACGAGCGCACCCACGCCGACCGCATGGCGATGCTGTCCCGCTCCGCGGAGCAGCGCCTCGCGGACGACCACGAGCGCAGCCTGCGCATCGTCGACGAGGTGGCGGATCTGCCGGAGGACTGGCCGACGCTGCTCTTCGCCACCTCCGTGGACCACGCCAAGTACCTCGCGGCCATGTTGAACGACCGCGGTGTGCGGTCCGCCGCCGTCGACTCGACCACCAGCGCCCAGGACCGTCGCACCCGTATCGAGAATTTCCGGAACGGTCGCATTCGCGTGCTCACCAACTACGGTGTTCTCACCCAGGGATTCGACGCCCCGGCCACCCGCGCCGTGGTCGTGGCCAGGCCGGTCTTCAGCGCGAACGTGTACCAGCAGATGATCGGTCGCGGTCTGCGCGGACCCCGGAACGGCGGCAAGGACAGCTGCCTGATTTTGAACGTCAGCGACAACATCGAGAACTTCGACACCCAGCTCGCCTTCACCGAGTTCGAGCATCTCTGGAGCCGTCCGTGA
- a CDS encoding helix-turn-helix domain-containing protein has translation METGEEFGPWLARQLKLSGKTQAELAEELGLTRAAVSAWITGRSTPRPTVMTDIARALGTDVGTVHTRTTDTRAGLPVTWYHRPGYPDGGRDLGNAAAFAFDADVQVLARETCQNSLDERLTDNGRPVRVRYTLHELTGEALDAFREAILWNDLFPHYSAVSDTVGSQKVGRVVDAGVRDMYEKGRLVLLRVDDYNASGLIGDDYADGKFAAVVRRQLESLKSGPAAGGSYGLGKATLWATSALGLVLINSTLSEPHEGRTERRVIGRLELPWREVDGRPYAGPAWFGRPDPDTPGADVARSWWADEETVARLHLTRESDEPGTSFLIVGAHDVASLDDHAYGSDIDTEEEIPEEENGGDTRDIRKMHRRLVEALGRDFWAAMIGGGGKLPLLEVSVRTLRNGEVVVPEEQVDPSVEQPSRTRALRAHYEGTTVDRLTEAGQVATRTVPLRLPLSGGARGTLGTHQAVLLVTEAANDKDTPKNQVHSLRGNRMTVKKAGVPNLPLGTNPFQAVLLVGEAAGESAPFAKEAEDFLRAAEPPEHDRWGQTEELTLRWSPSAYRRINTLTTEVNHAVRELVARPKRGGSQGGEALRKALTVKTRPKAKAPGGPVVPVLDGLDATIGDGGEWQITAEVSIPRGDEIVPMVPVAQLDVRSGGRPRLDWAELVALEGCEVEDGILRFPPGTRRAKFRGSTDVTSHPVRTTLTRLVVELRAGKGE, from the coding sequence GTGGAGACAGGTGAGGAGTTCGGGCCCTGGCTGGCCCGACAGCTCAAGCTCTCGGGGAAGACACAGGCCGAACTGGCCGAGGAGCTCGGGCTGACGAGGGCGGCCGTGTCCGCCTGGATCACCGGCCGGTCGACGCCCCGCCCGACCGTGATGACGGACATCGCGAGGGCACTGGGCACGGACGTGGGCACGGTGCACACCCGCACCACCGACACCCGGGCCGGCCTGCCCGTCACCTGGTACCACCGCCCCGGTTACCCCGACGGAGGGCGTGACCTGGGAAATGCCGCGGCCTTCGCCTTCGATGCCGATGTGCAGGTCCTGGCCCGTGAGACCTGTCAGAACAGCCTCGACGAGCGCCTGACGGACAACGGCCGCCCGGTGCGGGTCCGCTACACCCTGCACGAGCTGACCGGTGAGGCGCTCGACGCCTTCCGCGAGGCGATCCTGTGGAACGATCTGTTCCCGCACTACTCCGCGGTCTCGGACACCGTCGGCAGCCAGAAGGTCGGCAGGGTCGTGGACGCCGGGGTGCGCGACATGTACGAGAAGGGCCGACTGGTCCTGCTCCGGGTCGACGACTACAACGCGTCCGGGCTCATCGGCGACGACTACGCGGACGGCAAGTTCGCCGCGGTGGTGAGGCGTCAGCTGGAGAGCCTCAAGTCGGGTCCGGCCGCCGGTGGTTCGTACGGCCTGGGCAAGGCGACGCTGTGGGCGACCAGCGCGCTCGGTCTGGTGCTCATCAACTCCACCCTGTCCGAGCCGCATGAGGGACGCACCGAGCGACGCGTCATCGGCCGTCTCGAACTGCCCTGGCGCGAGGTCGACGGCCGGCCCTACGCGGGCCCCGCCTGGTTCGGGCGCCCGGACCCGGACACGCCCGGCGCCGACGTCGCCCGTTCCTGGTGGGCCGACGAGGAGACCGTGGCCCGTCTGCACCTGACCCGGGAGAGCGACGAGCCCGGCACGTCCTTCCTCATCGTGGGCGCGCACGACGTGGCCAGCCTCGACGACCACGCGTACGGCAGCGACATCGACACCGAGGAGGAGATCCCGGAGGAGGAGAACGGCGGGGACACCCGGGACATCCGGAAGATGCACCGCCGTCTGGTCGAGGCCCTGGGACGGGACTTCTGGGCCGCGATGATCGGTGGAGGCGGCAAGCTGCCCCTGCTGGAGGTCTCCGTCCGGACCCTGCGCAACGGCGAGGTGGTCGTGCCGGAGGAACAGGTCGACCCCTCCGTCGAGCAGCCCTCCCGCACCCGTGCCCTGCGCGCCCACTACGAGGGCACCACGGTGGACCGGCTCACCGAGGCCGGTCAGGTCGCCACGCGGACGGTCCCGCTGAGGCTGCCCCTGTCCGGGGGCGCCCGGGGCACCCTCGGCACGCATCAGGCGGTCCTGCTGGTCACCGAGGCGGCCAACGACAAGGACACGCCGAAGAACCAGGTGCACTCCTTGCGCGGCAATCGCATGACGGTGAAGAAGGCCGGCGTCCCGAACCTGCCGCTCGGCACCAATCCGTTCCAGGCTGTCCTCCTGGTGGGAGAGGCCGCCGGTGAATCGGCGCCCTTCGCGAAGGAGGCCGAGGACTTCCTGCGGGCCGCCGAGCCCCCCGAGCACGACCGCTGGGGGCAGACGGAGGAACTCACCCTGCGCTGGTCGCCCTCCGCCTACCGCCGCATCAACACGCTGACGACCGAGGTCAACCACGCCGTCCGGGAACTGGTCGCGCGGCCGAAACGGGGCGGGAGCCAGGGCGGTGAGGCGCTGCGCAAGGCACTGACGGTGAAGACACGTCCCAAGGCCAAGGCGCCCGGCGGTCCGGTCGTCCCCGTACTGGACGGGCTCGACGCGACGATCGGCGACGGCGGCGAGTGGCAGATCACCGCTGAGGTGAGCATCCCGCGCGGCGACGAGATCGTTCCGATGGTTCCGGTGGCGCAGCTGGACGTGCGTTCCGGCGGTCGCCCCCGACTGGACTGGGCGGAGCTCGTGGCCCTGGAGGGCTGCGAGGTGGAGGACGGCATCCTGCGCTTCCCGCCGGGCACCCGACGCGCCAAGTTCCGCGGCAGCACCGACGTCACCAGCCACCCGGTCCGGACCACGCTCACCCGTCTCGTCGTCGAACTCCGTGCCGGCAAGGGGGAGTGA
- a CDS encoding DNA cytosine methyltransferase → MTSAAPHQSILDKPFVLDLFAGPGGLDVAGHALDVPSLGIEWDRSACLTRYAAGLDTLHADVSAVRRDAFESLPPEINILAGGPPCQTYSVAGKGAGRKALEEVKGYIERLMAGDPDDEIDADLEQLTDPRTALVLEPLRYAIQATRSANRDRRPYDVIVLEQVPAVVAVWNHYAKVLRETGLPDGTKYEVVVDVLATETYGVPQTRSRAVLIARRVGLGRPSLPPPTHRAYEAKAWNREAAEAANAVLQPTLDDQDIEPLDSDPTDSGDSGLAPWRSMGETLADPVGGHPGRRTPFLVRSNYGSSGLPGRRGVRTDRQPAATVTGRISRFVVFEHLDEHVVREGARFSMNEAGMLQSFPPDYPWSGTAQAQQVGNAVPPLFGAHLLSAALGLPVPDPDVLRRPWVPATKEEQAKLRSHGCGLADSCTARCPDPADQAPARSSAGARAKSEAD, encoded by the coding sequence ATGACCAGCGCGGCGCCACACCAGTCCATCCTCGACAAGCCCTTTGTCCTTGATCTCTTCGCGGGACCCGGAGGTCTGGACGTCGCCGGACACGCGCTCGATGTCCCGAGCCTCGGCATCGAGTGGGACCGAAGCGCCTGCCTGACGCGCTATGCGGCCGGGTTGGACACCCTGCACGCCGATGTGAGCGCCGTCCGCAGGGACGCCTTCGAGTCCCTGCCGCCGGAGATCAACATCCTGGCCGGCGGACCTCCGTGCCAGACGTACTCGGTGGCCGGCAAGGGCGCGGGCCGCAAGGCGCTCGAGGAGGTCAAGGGCTACATCGAACGCCTGATGGCCGGTGACCCCGACGACGAGATCGACGCGGACCTGGAGCAGCTGACCGACCCGCGCACGGCGCTGGTCCTCGAACCCCTCCGCTATGCCATCCAGGCGACCAGGAGCGCCAACCGCGACCGGCGTCCGTACGACGTGATCGTCCTGGAACAGGTCCCCGCCGTGGTGGCCGTGTGGAACCACTACGCCAAGGTGTTGCGGGAGACGGGTCTTCCGGACGGCACCAAGTACGAGGTCGTCGTCGACGTCCTCGCCACCGAGACGTACGGCGTGCCGCAGACACGGTCCCGTGCGGTGCTGATCGCTCGACGCGTGGGCCTCGGCCGGCCGTCCCTGCCGCCGCCGACCCACCGCGCGTACGAGGCGAAGGCCTGGAACCGGGAAGCCGCGGAGGCCGCGAACGCGGTCCTGCAACCGACCCTCGACGACCAGGACATCGAGCCGCTGGACTCGGACCCCACGGACAGCGGTGACAGCGGCCTCGCGCCCTGGAGGTCGATGGGCGAGACCCTGGCCGACCCGGTGGGCGGTCATCCGGGTCGGCGCACGCCGTTCCTCGTGCGCTCGAACTACGGCAGTTCCGGGCTGCCCGGGAGGCGTGGTGTGCGGACCGACCGGCAGCCCGCCGCCACGGTCACCGGCCGGATCTCCCGGTTCGTGGTCTTCGAGCACCTCGACGAGCACGTGGTCCGCGAGGGCGCGCGGTTCAGCATGAACGAGGCGGGGATGCTGCAGAGCTTCCCCCCGGACTACCCGTGGTCCGGTACGGCACAGGCCCAGCAGGTGGGCAACGCCGTACCGCCCCTGTTCGGTGCGCACCTGCTGAGCGCCGCCCTCGGGCTTCCCGTGCCGGACCCGGACGTCCTGCGCCGGCCGTGGGTGCCGGCCACGAAGGAGGAGCAGGCCAAGCTGCGCAGTCACGGCTGCGGTCTCGCCGACTCCTGCACCGCCCGCTGCCCGGACCCCGCGGACCAGGCCCCGGCCCGTTCCTCCGCCGGTGCTCGCGCGAAGTCGGAGGCGGACTAG